The Pseudomonas sp. S06B 330 genome contains the following window.
TGACGTGTTGAATGCCGGTTACTCAACTTCGGTGTTCTGGATACGCCTCGACCTGCGTTACAACGCCTTGCCTGGCGCCGCGCCGCGCAGCTGGTTGCTGGAGCTGGCCTACCCACCGCTCGATCATCTGGAGCTGTACCTGCCGGACAGCACGGGGGCCTTCCGGCTCGCGCAGCGCACCGGTGACGCACTGCCTTATGCCAGTCGCCAGATCGAGCAGAACAACTACCTGTTCGAGTTGCCCTTTAATCCAGGGCAAACCACCACCGCGTACTTACGCTTGCACAGCCAAGGTTCGGTCCAGGCGCCGCTGACCTTGTGGTCCACCGACGCGTATCTGGAAGCGCAGCCGACACGCCTGTATGTCCTCGGACTGATCTATGGCGTGTTGCTGGGGATGCTGGTCTACAACCTGTTCATCTACCTGAGCGTACGCGACACCAGCTACCTCTATTACATCCTCTATATCGCCTCTTTCGGCCTTTACCAGGTGTCGGTCAACGGCGCCGCTGTCGCGTACTTCTGGCCTGACAACCCCTGGTGGGCAAATGCCGCCACGCCTCTGTTCATCGGCGCCTCGGGGTTGTTCGGTTGCCAGTTCGCTCGTAGCTTCCTGCAAATGGCTCAGCACAGTCGGGCGTTCGATGGCCTGCTCAAAGTGCTGATGGCCAGCGGTGCCCTGGTTATGCTGCTGTCGCTGATCAGCAGTTACGGCATCGCCCTGCGCCTGGCCACGGCCCTGGCCTTGGTGTTTACCGTGAGTATCTTCGCTGCCGGGGTGTACGCCTGGTGGCGTGGCCTGCGGGTGGCGCGTTACTTTATCATCGCCTGGTCAGCCTTCCTGCTCGGGGGGCTGCTCAACACGTTGATGGTGTTGGGTTACCTGCCCAATGTGTTCCTGACGATGTATGCCAGCCAGATCGGCTCGGCGTTGGAAGTGTGCCTGCTGTCGTTGGCGCTGGCCGATCGCATCAACAGCATGCGTAATCAGCAGGCCCAGGCTTTGCGCGATACCGGGCGGGCGCTGGAGGTGCTCAACCAGCAATTGGCCAACAGCAACCGTTTGAAGGACGAATTCCTCGCCACCGTGACCCATGAGCTGCGCACGCCGATGAATGGTGTGATCGGTTCGCTGGAGCTGATGCAGACCGTGCCCATGGGCGGCGAGTTGGCTCAATACCAGCACACCGCCAGCTCCGCCGCCCAGGACATGATGGGTATGGTCGACGACATCCTCATCCTCACCGAACTGCAGGCCGGACGTTTGAGTGCGCAGAATGCGCCGTTTGGTCTACGCAGCCTCCTGCAGGAGTTACGTGCCAAGTACGCGGCTGCGGCATTGAGCA
Protein-coding sequences here:
- a CDS encoding sensor histidine kinase, yielding MRYLLIVVLSWLPLLATAVDFDDSTRSLPLGRVMQVFEDRDGNASIAQVSAPSFSEHFRPHHSDVLNAGYSTSVFWIRLDLRYNALPGAAPRSWLLELAYPPLDHLELYLPDSTGAFRLAQRTGDALPYASRQIEQNNYLFELPFNPGQTTTAYLRLHSQGSVQAPLTLWSTDAYLEAQPTRLYVLGLIYGVLLGMLVYNLFIYLSVRDTSYLYYILYIASFGLYQVSVNGAAVAYFWPDNPWWANAATPLFIGASGLFGCQFARSFLQMAQHSRAFDGLLKVLMASGALVMLLSLISSYGIALRLATALALVFTVSIFAAGVYAWWRGLRVARYFIIAWSAFLLGGLLNTLMVLGYLPNVFLTMYASQIGSALEVCLLSLALADRINSMRNQQAQALRDTGRALEVLNQQLANSNRLKDEFLATVTHELRTPMNGVIGSLELMQTVPMGGELAQYQHTASSAAQDMMGMVDDILILTELQAGRLSAQNAPFGLRSLLQELRAKYAAAALSKGLYLTLDTPADLPEMLVGDRHKLALCISYLLDNGIKFTHQGGVMLQVRGRLQGPDLLGLTISVSDSGIGFDRLAEPGLYQRFFQVDGSMSRQYGGLGIGLAICRQLAELIGARLQHESNPGQGSRFELGLSLALSQPHALARPGLNRS